A window of the Helianthus annuus cultivar XRQ/B chromosome 4, HanXRQr2.0-SUNRISE, whole genome shotgun sequence genome harbors these coding sequences:
- the LOC110936018 gene encoding uncharacterized protein LOC110936018, with product MADDNLVEITEQSLVNLTEHHLQHHQNHQNQLDLVESIDLTNHALVIGQEFPDVETCRRALKDIAIALHFDLRIVKSDRSRFIAKCSKEGCPWRVHVAKCPNVSTFSIRTLHGEHTCEGVRNLHHQQASVGWVARSVESRIRDNPQYKPKEILQDIRDQHGVAVSYMQAWRGKERSMAALHGTFEEGYRLLPAYCEQVRKCNPGSIASVFSTGQDNCFQRLFISYRASIVGFLNSCRPLLELDRAHLKGKYLGTLICASAVDADGGLFPLAFAVVDVESDENWMWFMSELRKLLGVNTDNMPRLTILSERQRGMVEAVETHFPSAFHGFCLRYVSENFRDTFKNSKLVNIFWSAVYALTPVEFESKISEMLEVSQDVILWLQEFPPQLWAVAYFEGVRYGHFTLGVTELLYNWALEGHELPVVQLMEHIRHQLTTWFENRQNMGMMWNSIVVPSAEAKILEAVADARCYQVLRANEVEFEVVSTERTNIVDIRSRVCSCRRWQIYGLPCAHAAAALISSGKNAHVFADHCFKVESYRETYSQMIYPIPDKSLWKDVNEGAKGEMVIRPPKTRRPPGRPKKKVLRIESLKRPKRIVQCGRCHMLGHSQKKCTMPI from the coding sequence ATGGCTGATGATAATCTAGTTGAAATCACCGAACAATCACTCGTTAATCTAACAGAACATCACTTACAACATCATCAAAATCACCAAAATCAACTTGATTTAGTGGAATCAATTGATTTAACAAATCATGCTTTAGTCATAGGGCAAGAGTTTCCAGACGTTGAAACCTGTAGGAGAGCTTTAAAAGACATAGCTATAGCTTTACACTTTGATCTCCGTATAGTTAAGTCGGATCGTAGTCGGTTCATCGCCAAGTGTTCGAAAGAAGGCTGTCCGTGGCGTGTTCATGTTGCGAAATGCCCGAACGTGTCCACTTTTTCGATTAGGACGCTTCATGGCGAGCATACGTGTGAAGGCGTTAGAAACCTGCATCATCAGCAGGCGTCGGTAGGTTGGGTTGCGCGGTCGGTTGAGTCCAGGATTAGGGATAATCCGCAGTATAAACCAAAGGAGATTTTGCAGGATATACGTGATCAGCACGGTGTTGCGGTTAGTTATATGCAAGCGTGGCGTGGGAAAGAACGGAGTATGGCTGCGTTGCACGGTACGTTCGAAGAAGGGTACCGTCTTTTGCCTGCTTATTGTGAACAGGTGAGAAAGTGTAATCCGGGAAGTATAGCTTCGGTTTTTTCTACCGGTCAGGATAATTGTTTTCAACGGCTTTTTATATCGTATCGCGCGTCGATTGTTGGGTTTTTAAATTCCTGTAGACCGCTTTTGGAGCTTGATAGAGCTCATTTAAAAGGGAAGTATTTAGGTACGCTTATATGCGCTTCGGCTGTTGATGCTGATGGTGGTTTATTTCCTTTAGCTTTTGCGGTAGTCGATGTCGAAAGTGATGAGAATTGGATGTGGTTTATGTCGGAGTTACGAAAACTTCTCGGTGTAAACACCGATAACATGCCTCGGCTTACGATATTATCTGAACGACAACGAGGCATGGTGGAGGCTGTCGAAACGCATTTTCCAAGTGCGTTTCACGGGTTTTGTTTACGGTACGTGAGTGAAAACTTTCGTGATACGTTCAAAAACTCGAAGTTGGTAAACATTTTTTGGAGTGCGGTGTATGCTCTCACGCCAGTCGAGTTCGAAAGCAAAATATCCGAAATGTTGGAGGTTTCGCAGGATGTTATTCTCTGGCTTCAAGAGTTTCCACCTCAGCTTTGGGCTGTCGCGTACTTCGAGGGAGTCCGTTACGGTCATTTCACGTTAGGCGTCACCGAACTTTTATATAACTGGGCGTTAGAAGGTCACGAACTTCCGGTTGTTCAATTAATGGAACACATTCGTCATCAGTTAACTACGTGGTTTGAAAACCGACAAAACATGGGGATGATGTGGAACTCGATCGTTGTCCCGTCAGCTGAAGCGAAGATTCTAGAAGCCGTCGCTGATGCGCGTTGTTACCAGGTGTTACGCGCAAACGAAGTCGAGTTCGAGGTTGTTTCAACTGAAAGAACAAATATTGTCGACATAAGAAGTCGAGTATGTTCATGTAGAAGGTGGCAGATATACGGTCTTCCATGTGCACACGCTGCAGCCGCGTTAATATCTAGCGGGAAAAACGCGCATGTGTTCGCTGATCATTGTTTTAAAGTGGAAAGTTATCGGGAAACATATTCGCAGATGATATATCCGATTCCTGACAAAAGCCTTTGGAAGGATGTTAACGAAGGTGCAAAGGGCGAGATGGTAATTCGGCCACCTAAAACACGTAGGCCACCGGGTCGGCCCAAAAAGAAGGTTCTTAGAATCGAGAGTTTGAAACGGCCGAAAAGAATTGTGCAGTGTGGCCGTTGCCATATGTTGGGGCACTCTCAAAAAAAGTGTACAATGCCGATTTGA